GATAATCATATTACGTGAAGGCATATAAACTTTTGCTATTTCCATTGTACTTTCAGCATATTTATCCGATTTATTGTCACTCTCCTCGATAAATCTTTTACCGAAGTGTGGGTGATCATGAATGATGAGATTATGAGCGTTGGAATTAGTGAGAATAATTTGGGTAGGAGCGTGGAAAAATTTAATTTTTGTGGTTATTTTTAAAGTACTTTTTAACTTTTTAATCATCACAGCATTATCTTGAGCGGTTGCCACAAGATGATTTAATTGCTGTAAAAGCTTTGGTTCTAGAATATCCATATCTTCATGATTAATCATTGTCAGAACTTTCTGAATGTTTTTCTGAGTGGAATTGGCATCTCTAAAGGGTAGGATAACTAAATAGGCAAGGGCAAACAAGCTGGCATCATTTTCGATGCGAAAAGTTAAAACAGTGCGTCGTCGCCCAATTTCCATGGTTGGGGGTTGTTGGAGAGAGCGGTATTGTTGGGCAATTTGGTAGTAAGCACCAGCGATCGCGAAGTGGGCTTCATGATCAAGGGAGCGATCGACAATAATCCTAATGGTGGGGGGGGTTTCATTGAAAAAATCACGAGCATCTTCCGAGGTGAAGTTTTGGATAATTTTGCGATCGCCTGCGGGGCTTAAATCCACCCATTCACAGGTAATATTATCGGTTTTTAAGCCAAATCTAGATGTTGAGTAGAGTTTTGCCCCCGTCAGGGTTGCCCCCGATAAATCCGCTCCCACCCATTCCGCTTTGATTAATCTTGCTTCCGTTAAATCCGCATGCACTAAACTCGCATTAGTTAAATTCGCATGGCTTAAGTCTGCCCCAATTAAATTTGCTCCACTTAATTTAGCCCCACTTAAATCTGCCCAACGGAGATTTGCACCACTCAAATCTGCCCAACGGAGATTCGCACCACTTAAATTAGCTCCGCTCAAATTAGCATGGGTGAGATTAGTTTGTCGTAACTCCGCTTCTCGAAAATTAGCACTACTTAAATCACTACGACTTAAATCCGCATTAGTTAAATTTGCCTGTTGTAAATTTGCTCCCGTTAAGAAACTATCGCGCAAATTCACTTCTGATAAATTTGCTTGTTGGAGTATGGCATGACGTAGGGTTGCTTCTCGTAAATCTGCACCTTTTAAATTGGCAGCCAATAAATCTGCCCGACTTAAATCTGCCCGAATTAATTCAGCTCTAATTAAAGAGGCTCCACGCATTTGTGTGCGACTCAAATCTGCTCGAATTAGGTTAGCAACGTTTAAACTTGTACGATTTAACTTCGCTTGACAAAGGTAAGCACCACTTAAGCGAGCAACATTTAATTTTCCATAACTGAAGTCCGCACCATTGAAATGTGTTCCACTGAGATTGGCAATACTAAAATTTCCATGACGAAAATTCGCATCATCTAGTTTTGCCCCACTGAGATTAGCTTCAGAGAAGTCTATGTGACTGAAATCTCGATAGCCAATCGCGTATTTTTCTAATAATTCCTCTTCAGTCATGCAAGCTACCTCAAAAATTCGGTAGTGGTAGATGGTTCGTGATTTTGTTAACAATAATCAGTTGATATGGGTTTGGGGTTTATTCTGTAATCCTTGACATATACAAATAAATGTGAGCTAAACATGAAAATTGGGATTGTGGGCTTAGGTTTAATTGGTGGTTCCTTAGGTTTAGATTTGAAAACCTACGGATATGAGGTTTTGGGAGTCAGTCGCCGAGAATCGACTTGTACCAAGGCTGTAGCCATGGGTTGTGTGGATACAGCATCGGTGGATTTAAGCCTACTAGGGAAGACAGACGTTGTATTTATTTGCACGCCGTTAGGACTTATTATTCCCACTGCGAGACAATTAATTACTTCTTTAGGCAGGAATGTGATAATTACCGATGTCGGTTCTGTAAAAACACCGATTGTTGAAGGGATTAACCCTTTGTGGGAAAATTTTGTCGGTGGTCATCCCATGGCAGGAACTGCCGATAGTGGGATTGAAGCGGCGCAGCGTAATTTATTTGTTGAGCGTCCCTACGTAATTACACCAACTGCCACAACTCGCCCAGAGAATATCCAGGTAATAGAGGGAATAGTTCAACAGTTGGGTGCAAAAATCTATTATTGTCAGCCAGAAGAACACGATCGCGCTGTGAGTTTAATTTCCCATTTACCTGTGATGGTGAGTGCAGCTTTGATTGCTAGCTGTATGGCAGAGGGTGAAAGTCAGGTACTGCAATTAGCCCAACAGCTCGCTAGCTCTGGTTTTCGTGATACGAGTCGAGTCGGTGGAGGCAATCCAGAATTAGGGGTGATGATGGCAGAGTATAACCGTGATGCGTTGTTGCGATCGCTCTCGGAATATCGTCATCAGCTGGATGAGCTGATCGCACTGATTACCCAGGAAAATTGGCAAGGTTTGACTACTAAGTTAAATAGTACACATCAAGCCCGACCCAAGTTTGTGGAGTAGGAAAGGGGTGATGTTGTGATGATTTTGACCTCTACCAAGAACCAATAGTCATAACAAATCAGGTAAATTACTGATAATTTTCCTCCTTGTCTTGTTTGATTTTTTGTTACTATTGCTTCCGCAAAATCACCATTATCAGTTCACCCCCATCCCCATGGATAAAAATCAATCTTTCTGTCTCTTGTAACTCTGTTTTGTCTAGCTTTACGGATATATTCTTGGCTGCTATTCCTTTATCTCACCTGATTTTCCCAATTACAGGAGATTAAAACTTTCTAAAAAACTCCTGGGGAATACAGAGATATAGTAGTAATATCAACAAAGAATTACTTAATACTTTTGTGTGAAAAATCACACTTGTCTAGTATCTTCAGTAATTTTTTACCTCTATCTAAAGTCACAAATATTCTCACAAATCAGATATAGCTGTAATCAAAAGTGTAGGACAAACAAGGATTTACTCAAGTAAATTATGTGGTTTTTTTGCCATGGAAAACTCGCTTTTGATGCAGCTTATTGTGTTTTTTGAGACTAGAGATTGCATATCCTTTGCTGAAGTCAAACGTCTAGAGAGACACTGAAAATATGGTTGCAACACCCAACAGACCAAAGACAGAAGCTTCCATCAATGCATTTGGCATTGCCAGAGCCACCATTGAGGGTACACCTCTAAATTCTGAAGAACTACGGAAAATTCATGCATACTGGCGTGCTTGTAATTATTTAGCAGTGGGGATGATTTATCTGCGAGATAATCCCTTGTTAAGAGAACCACTAAAACCTGAACATATAAAAAAACGTTTACTAGGACATTGGGGTACAAGTCCCGGCTTATCATTTGTATATATTCACCTGAATCGACTGATTAAAAAATACGACCTGGATATGATTTACTTAGCGGGTCCAGGTCATGGTGCGCCCGGTGTTTTAGCTCCGGTATATTTAGAAGGAACCTACTCTGAGGTTTACCCAGATAAAAGTGAAGATGAAGAGGGAATGCGGAAATTTTTCCAGCAGTTTTCCTTTCCCGGTGGGGTGGGTAGCCACTGCACTCCCGAAACTCCAGGTTCGATTCATGAGGGTGGTGAGTTAGGTTACAGCCTATCCCATGCCTATGGTACGGTTTTTGACAATCCCCATCTGATTAGTGTTGTGATGGTTGGCGACGGGGAGTCGGAAACAGGACCTCTAGCCACTGCTTGGCATTCCAACAAGTTTATCAATCCAATTCGGGATGGAGCGGTGTTACCAATTCTCCATCTCAATGGTTACAAAATTAACAACCCGACAATTCTGGCTCGAATTAGTCATGAGGAGCTAGAGAACCTATTTCGCGGTTATGGTTATATACCCTATTTTGTCGAAGGTTCCGACCCAGAAACCATGCACCAGGCGATCGCCGCCACCCTGGAACACTGTATTCTGGAAATCAAAAGAATTCAACATGAGGCGCGTACAAGTGGTGTGGCGAAACGTCCCCGCTTCCCGATGATTGTGCTACGCACTCCTAAGGGTTGGACTTGTCCTGCTGAAATTGACGGACATAAAGTAGAAGGTTCCTGGCGATCGCATCAAGTACCCCTATCAGGAGTGCAAAATAATCCTGAGCATCTGGGAATGTTAGTTGATTGGATGCAAAGTTACCAACCGGATGAGTTATTTGATACAGACGGTCGGTTAATTCCGGAACTCAAGCAGTTAGCTCCCCTTGGTATCCATCGGATGAGCGCTAATCCCAATGCTAATGGTGGTTTACTGAAAAGAGCCTTAAGGATGCCTGATTTTCGGGAATATGCAGTGGAAGTCCACAAACCCGGACAAATTATGGTGGGAAATACCCAGCCCCTGGGTGCATTCCTCCGGGATATCATGGCTCTCAACTTGAATAATTTCCGAGTCTTTGGTCCCGATGAAACCACTTCTAACAAGTTAAATGCAATTTACGAAGTCAGCAAAAAATTCTGGATTGCGGAATACTTTACAGAAGATGGGGATGGTGGGGAATTATCTCCTGACGGTCGAGTTATGGAAATGCTGAGTGAGCATACTCTAGAAGGTTGGTATGAAGGGTATCTCCTCACTGGTAGACATGGTTTCTTCTCTACCTATGAAGCATTTGTCCATGTGATCGATTCCATGTTTAACCAGCACGCTAAATGGTTAGAAATCTGTAATCATCTGTCTTGGCGAGAAAAAATTGCCTCCCTCAACTTGTTGATTACCTCGACTGTGTGGCGACAAGATCATAATGGTTTCACCCACCAAGATCCTGGTTTCTTGGATTTAGTAGTGAATAAGAGTCCCGATGTCGTGCGTATTTATCTGCCACCAGATGTCAATTCCCTATTATCCGTTGCCGATCACTGCTTGCGAAGTGAAAACTATATCAACGTCATTGTCTCAGACAAGCAGGAACATTTACAGTTCATGGATATGGAGACGGCAATTAAACACTGTACCAAAGGTATTGGTATCTGGGATTGGGCAAGCAACGATCAAGGACATGAACCTGATATTGTGATTGCCTGTGCTGGTGATATTCCCACCCAGGAAGCATTAGCTGCTACCGCACTTTTACGAGAGGAGTTTCCAGACTTAAAGATTCGCTTTATCAACGTGGTGGACTTGTTCAAGTTAATGCCAGATACAGAACATCCCCACGGTTTGAGCGATCGCGACTTTGATAGTCTGTTTACCCTTGATCAACCAATCATCTTTAACTTCCATGCTTATCCTTGGCTAATTCATCGTCTTGCCTATCGTCGTCATAATCATCACAATATGCACGTACGTGGCTATAAGGAGAAGGGAAATATTAATACGCCCATGGAGTTGGCAATTAACAATAACATTGACCGCTACAGTATTGCCATTGATGTGATTGACCGCGTATCTAAATTAAAAGTTGCAGGCGCTCATGCCAAGGAGAAGTTCAAAAACTTACAAATTGATTGTCGTAATTACGCCTATGAACATGGTATTGATAAGCCGGAAATCGTCAATTGGAAATGGTCTAGTTAAAGCTGTCTTTATTCAAGATAGACATCTTCTAGAAACATAGAACTTATCATGAGGGGGCATTCAGGTTAATTTTTCTGTCAAGAGATAACCTTGTTTGCCCTTTTCCTTAGATGACATCCACAAAATTCACTGTTTCAAAAGCTACATAGTATATACAATTACTAGTAACTTTGATTATCTAGCCATGGCAAATTCCAGCAATATCTCCCACTCATATTTACAGTCAACTACTATTATTACTGGTAGTATTGCTATCACCTGATAACCGACGAAATTAACTAATTAACACACAGTCATACTCAGACTATTTCCCATCCACTGTACCCTGTAATACTTGCTAACTTATGCGGAGAGTACATTCTAGAATTAGACGTTGATTGATTAAAGAATAGGGTTGAATTTCTAAAGCGCGTTGAAAACATCTAATAGCTTGACTGTAATCACCAGTAGCTAAATAACATAATCCCATGCCATGTAAAGCACCAAAATGGACAGGATTTAACTTTAAGACTTCTTCGCAATCATTTAAAGATTTTTGGTACTGACTGCTAGTGTAGTAAAGAAAAGCACGGCGGTTCCAAGCCTCAGCAAAATCCGGCTGATTATGAATTAATTCAGTTAGTATTGCTTCCGCTTCTACTGATTCTCCTGCGTCTAGTAATTTTTGGCTACGTTCAATCATCTCTAGCCCATAAATACCTTTTTGTTGGAACCACAAACGCCATAGTTTTCTCGTTGCCTGTTCCCGTACATTCTCGTCGGGGTTTCTCAAATCTTCCAGTAAGGAATTGACAAACAAAGAATCCATAAAATGCCTATTTGTATATAAGTTATTATCTTTTAAATTTCGCACAAAAATATCTCAGATTTTCATTCTTCAACTTAACTTTGAAAAAAATTCGTGGAATTTGCGGATATTTGTGATTTATGCAAATTTTTAGCAAGTTTTTTGTAATCATTAATACCGATAATTGAAGATTTGATGAAGTTTTCATGGATAAATCACCGTATTTTTATGGTGAGGTGGTGACTCGCGGATTTTGCCTGGAGTCATTTGACTCAATCACCTATTTCAGCAAGGAGGCTCACACCGAGCAAACATGGCAGTAATCTATACAGATAATCGATAAACAGCAATACTTTATGGCGAAATATTACGGAATATTGCATTTCCGTCAAATCCTGTTGCGAAGTCGAGATAACAGCTAAAAGTCCGTGATAGGATGCTTTGGGTAAATAAAAAGATAGGGAGAAGACCTTTGACACTACGGGTTGCTGTTGTTGGCTCAGGTCCAGCTGGTTCATGTGCTGCCGAAACTCTGGCAAAAGCTGGCATTGAAACATATCTCTTTGAGCGGAAACTGGACAATGCGAAACCATGTGGCGGGGCGATTCCCTTATGCATGGTAGATGAGTTTGACTTACCACCAGATATTATTGACCGCCGTGTGCGAAAAATGAAGATGATTTCCCCTTCTAATCGGGAAGTGGATATCAATCTGATAAATGAAGACGAATATATTGGAATGTGCCGTCGTGAGGTTCTTGATAGTTACCTACGGAACCGTGCGGCAAAATTAGGCGCTCATTTAATTAATGCCACAGTTCATAAATTAGATATTCCCGGCAATAATAAAGACCCATACACTATCCATTATGTAGACCATACAGAAGGTGGCGCTCAGGGTATTGCCAAAAGTCTCAAGGTTGACTTGATTATTGGGGCAGATGGTGCCAATTCTCGCATTGCTAAGGAAATGGATGCAGGGGATTATAACTATGCGATCGCCTTCCAAGAGCGTATCCGCATCCCCGAAGAGAAAATGGCTTACTACGAAGATTTGGCGGAAATGTACGTGGGAGACGACGTTTCTACAGACTTCTACGCTTGGGTATTCCCCAAATACGATCACGTAGCTGTGGGAACTGGTACTATGCACGTTAACAAAGCCAGCATTAAACAACTACAAGCTGGAATTCGTGCCCGTGCTGCTAAGAAACTCGAAGGTGGTAAAATCATCAAGGTAGAAGCTCACCCGATTCCTGAGCATCCCCGTCCCCGTCGAGTGGTAGGAAGAATTGCCTTGGTTGGTGATGCTGCGGGCTATGTCACCAAGTCTTCCGGTGAGGGTATTTATTTTGCGGCGAAATCTGGCAGAATGTGTGCCGAAACCATTGTGGAAGTCTCCAATGGTGGTGCGACTATTCCCACAGAAGCCGATTTGAAAATTTACATTAAGCGTTGGGATAAGAAGTACGGCTTGACTTACAAAGTTTTGGATATTCTCCAAACTGTATTCTACCGTTCCGATGCCACCCGCGAAGCCTTTGTGGAAATGTGTGGTGATTTAGATGTACAACGTCTCACCTTTGACAGCTATCTCTATAAAACTGTCGTTCCTGCTAACCCCATTACACAACTGAAAATTACTGCCAAGACTATTGCTAGTTTGTTGCGTGGTAATGCTTTAGCACCCTAGTTGCAAGTTACATTTTGAATTTTGATAGATAGCGCGGTGAAACGGAAAGTTCTTTTGTGATTTTTCGTTTTCCCGCGTCTTGTTTTATTAAGAATTATTGGACTAATATCAATTACTCATAACTGCATCTAACAAAATTTCTGCCCCGAAGCGTACCACATCTGTGCAAGGCAATCCAGTTTCTGTTTCTACCAGGGCGATCGCCTGTTTAGCTGCTGTCTCATCTAGGGCGCTGGTGTTTAAAGCGATACCGACTACAGGTACGGGAGCAAAGGCTCCGGCGGCTGTTGCCACGGTTTCATAGAGCTGCACAACTTCCTTGAGGGGTGGTATTTTCACGCCTTCGATGACTTCTGTTTGCCCTGCACGATGAACGAGAATCATCTGGGTGGGTTGGGAACCACGTATCAATGGTAACGTGGCGGTAGAACTAGGATTCAGTAGGGAACCTTGCCCCTCAATATGTAAAATATCGTGGGTTTTACCGTAGCGCATTACCATCTGTTCCACAGCTGCTGCGGCAAAATCAACGCGAATGGCATCTAAGGGTATACCATCCCCTGCTAATAGTAAGCCTGTTTGTCCCGTTGCCAGGAATTTAGAGCGTCTACCTTTTAACTTTGATGCCCAGTGTAGCTCTAAACTGGTAGACATCTTGCCGACTGCCATATCTGTACCAACCGTCAATACACGACGACAGGGAAGAGTACGGGCGATCGCTGTTGCCACACCACCAATATTTCCTGGCTCTTTACGCACATCCCAAATAATCTGCCCTGGTTTGAGCAATGCTTTCAACTCTGGCATATTGGCTAGGGGTGTATGTAAACCGTTGACAATGGACATTCCGGCGGATACTGCATCTTTTAATTCATGCCAATAGTCATCGGGAATGGCACCTCCTTTGGGAGCAATACCAATTACCAATACCTGGGGTTGATATTTCAAGGAGTTAGTCACCGAATCAACGATGGGTACATCTCGTTTAATACCTGTTATATCTTGTAAAGATTGTCCCACGGATTCCCGGTCAATGACGGCGACTATTTGCGATTCGCTGTAACGTAAAACCGATAATCCAGTTTTACCGCGAGATGTTTTAATTCCTTCATGGAGAAGAATCGCTATTTTCTGATTCAGTGGCAAGCGCACTATATATTTACTCCCAAACCTGGTAAATCTGTCGGTATCACTTTTCCCGATTGCCAAGATGCACCGCTAAATGGATCATCTCGCAAATTCAGATGACTATCTAAATCTAAATAATCTGCTAGGGGTGCAAGGTGTGCAGCTGCGGTATTTGACAGGGTACTGTCGGAATAACAGCCGAACATGACTTGTAAACCCATGGCTTTGGCGGTATGTACCATACGGTATGCTTCTGTCAATCCTCCCGATTTCATCAATTTGATATTGATACCATCTACATAGTTTACCAATCGCGGAATATCTCTGCTGGTAAAACAGCTTTCGTCGGCGAAAATCGGTAGGGGGGAATGTTGTTTGAGGGTAAGTAAATCCGCTTCTTTGCCCTTTGCGAGGGGTTGCTCTACGTACTTAATCCCAATTTCTGCCAACCATTTACACATTTCCACTGCATCTGAAAGACTCCAACCCCCGTTAGCATCTACGTATAACTCTAATTCTGGAGCTGACTCCCGTACTGCTTCTAACATTTTTTTGTCAGCTAGAATCCCTTCAGGATTACCGAGTTTGACTTTTAAAACCTGAACATCGGTAAATTCTAGCCAATCCTGGGTTCTAGTTTGGGCTGCTTCCGGGGAACCGATACCAATTGTCACCGATGTGGGGGCGATCGCGGCTAAATTAAGTCCCCAGATTTTCCACAGGGGCAATCCCACCTGCTTACCTAACCAATCATATAACGCCATATCTAGGGCGGCGATCGCTCCGGAAGGAATATTTTTTTCCCATAGTAATTGTTCAATTTCCTGACGTTGCCACGGTTGGAATTTTGCTAAATCTGGAGCAATTCCCAGTAATGCATCCTGAATTAATTCTGTTGACTGTTGATGACTACCAATACTAAAAGGACAAGCTTCTCCCCAACCTTCAATCCCTGCATGGGAAATCCTTACCCAAATATTATTAGTTTGCGCTGTTGTTCCCCGACTAATCGTCAACGGAAAGCGTTTATTGACAGTAAAAATTTCCACATGAATCTGCATACATCCTTATCCTAAATTTATTTATAGCTGCTCACACAATTAAATCTGAAATTATTTATATTTGGCTGATAAAATTTTATATCTACATAATAATCAAGATATTTTTACTTCTTCATAAATTGCTGCAATGTCGCAGCGAAAATTAATACTGTCAAATTCTATTGTTTC
The Calothrix sp. 336/3 DNA segment above includes these coding regions:
- a CDS encoding pentapeptide repeat-containing protein; translated protein: MTEEELLEKYAIGYRDFSHIDFSEANLSGAKLDDANFRHGNFSIANLSGTHFNGADFSYGKLNVARLSGAYLCQAKLNRTSLNVANLIRADLSRTQMRGASLIRAELIRADLSRADLLAANLKGADLREATLRHAILQQANLSEVNLRDSFLTGANLQQANLTNADLSRSDLSSANFREAELRQTNLTHANLSGANLSGANLRWADLSGANLRWADLSGAKLSGANLIGADLSHANLTNASLVHADLTEARLIKAEWVGADLSGATLTGAKLYSTSRFGLKTDNITCEWVDLSPAGDRKIIQNFTSEDARDFFNETPPTIRIIVDRSLDHEAHFAIAGAYYQIAQQYRSLQQPPTMEIGRRRTVLTFRIENDASLFALAYLVILPFRDANSTQKNIQKVLTMINHEDMDILEPKLLQQLNHLVATAQDNAVMIKKLKSTLKITTKIKFFHAPTQIILTNSNAHNLIIHDHPHFGKRFIEESDNKSDKYAESTMEIAKVYMPSRNMIIDFLKGFHYMK
- a CDS encoding prephenate/arogenate dehydrogenase yields the protein MKIGIVGLGLIGGSLGLDLKTYGYEVLGVSRRESTCTKAVAMGCVDTASVDLSLLGKTDVVFICTPLGLIIPTARQLITSLGRNVIITDVGSVKTPIVEGINPLWENFVGGHPMAGTADSGIEAAQRNLFVERPYVITPTATTRPENIQVIEGIVQQLGAKIYYCQPEEHDRAVSLISHLPVMVSAALIASCMAEGESQVLQLAQQLASSGFRDTSRVGGGNPELGVMMAEYNRDALLRSLSEYRHQLDELIALITQENWQGLTTKLNSTHQARPKFVE
- a CDS encoding phosphoketolase, which translates into the protein MVATPNRPKTEASINAFGIARATIEGTPLNSEELRKIHAYWRACNYLAVGMIYLRDNPLLREPLKPEHIKKRLLGHWGTSPGLSFVYIHLNRLIKKYDLDMIYLAGPGHGAPGVLAPVYLEGTYSEVYPDKSEDEEGMRKFFQQFSFPGGVGSHCTPETPGSIHEGGELGYSLSHAYGTVFDNPHLISVVMVGDGESETGPLATAWHSNKFINPIRDGAVLPILHLNGYKINNPTILARISHEELENLFRGYGYIPYFVEGSDPETMHQAIAATLEHCILEIKRIQHEARTSGVAKRPRFPMIVLRTPKGWTCPAEIDGHKVEGSWRSHQVPLSGVQNNPEHLGMLVDWMQSYQPDELFDTDGRLIPELKQLAPLGIHRMSANPNANGGLLKRALRMPDFREYAVEVHKPGQIMVGNTQPLGAFLRDIMALNLNNFRVFGPDETTSNKLNAIYEVSKKFWIAEYFTEDGDGGELSPDGRVMEMLSEHTLEGWYEGYLLTGRHGFFSTYEAFVHVIDSMFNQHAKWLEICNHLSWREKIASLNLLITSTVWRQDHNGFTHQDPGFLDLVVNKSPDVVRIYLPPDVNSLLSVADHCLRSENYINVIVSDKQEHLQFMDMETAIKHCTKGIGIWDWASNDQGHEPDIVIACAGDIPTQEALAATALLREEFPDLKIRFINVVDLFKLMPDTEHPHGLSDRDFDSLFTLDQPIIFNFHAYPWLIHRLAYRRHNHHNMHVRGYKEKGNINTPMELAINNNIDRYSIAIDVIDRVSKLKVAGAHAKEKFKNLQIDCRNYAYEHGIDKPEIVNWKWSS
- a CDS encoding tetratricopeptide repeat protein — translated: MDSLFVNSLLEDLRNPDENVREQATRKLWRLWFQQKGIYGLEMIERSQKLLDAGESVEAEAILTELIHNQPDFAEAWNRRAFLYYTSSQYQKSLNDCEEVLKLNPVHFGALHGMGLCYLATGDYSQAIRCFQRALEIQPYSLINQRLILECTLRIS
- the chlP gene encoding geranylgeranyl reductase — encoded protein: MTLRVAVVGSGPAGSCAAETLAKAGIETYLFERKLDNAKPCGGAIPLCMVDEFDLPPDIIDRRVRKMKMISPSNREVDINLINEDEYIGMCRREVLDSYLRNRAAKLGAHLINATVHKLDIPGNNKDPYTIHYVDHTEGGAQGIAKSLKVDLIIGADGANSRIAKEMDAGDYNYAIAFQERIRIPEEKMAYYEDLAEMYVGDDVSTDFYAWVFPKYDHVAVGTGTMHVNKASIKQLQAGIRARAAKKLEGGKIIKVEAHPIPEHPRPRRVVGRIALVGDAAGYVTKSSGEGIYFAAKSGRMCAETIVEVSNGGATIPTEADLKIYIKRWDKKYGLTYKVLDILQTVFYRSDATREAFVEMCGDLDVQRLTFDSYLYKTVVPANPITQLKITAKTIASLLRGNALAP
- a CDS encoding DUF1611 domain-containing protein; protein product: MRLPLNQKIAILLHEGIKTSRGKTGLSVLRYSESQIVAVIDRESVGQSLQDITGIKRDVPIVDSVTNSLKYQPQVLVIGIAPKGGAIPDDYWHELKDAVSAGMSIVNGLHTPLANMPELKALLKPGQIIWDVRKEPGNIGGVATAIARTLPCRRVLTVGTDMAVGKMSTSLELHWASKLKGRRSKFLATGQTGLLLAGDGIPLDAIRVDFAAAAVEQMVMRYGKTHDILHIEGQGSLLNPSSTATLPLIRGSQPTQMILVHRAGQTEVIEGVKIPPLKEVVQLYETVATAAGAFAPVPVVGIALNTSALDETAAKQAIALVETETGLPCTDVVRFGAEILLDAVMSN
- a CDS encoding dipeptide epimerase — encoded protein: MQIHVEIFTVNKRFPLTISRGTTAQTNNIWVRISHAGIEGWGEACPFSIGSHQQSTELIQDALLGIAPDLAKFQPWQRQEIEQLLWEKNIPSGAIAALDMALYDWLGKQVGLPLWKIWGLNLAAIAPTSVTIGIGSPEAAQTRTQDWLEFTDVQVLKVKLGNPEGILADKKMLEAVRESAPELELYVDANGGWSLSDAVEMCKWLAEIGIKYVEQPLAKGKEADLLTLKQHSPLPIFADESCFTSRDIPRLVNYVDGINIKLMKSGGLTEAYRMVHTAKAMGLQVMFGCYSDSTLSNTAAAHLAPLADYLDLDSHLNLRDDPFSGASWQSGKVIPTDLPGLGVNI